Within Sorangiineae bacterium MSr11367, the genomic segment CATGCGAGACGGGACGAACCTGAGGGCGGAGTTCGAGGCACGGGGTATTCGCAAGGTGAAAGTCGGCGGCTTCGACGTCGATGGTGTCTTGCGCGGCAAGTACGTCGCACTCGACAAATTCTGGAGCGCGCTCGAGCACGGATTCGGCTTCTGCGACGTCATTTTCGGCTGGGACATCGCGGACGTGCTCTACGACAACGCGAAGGTCACCGGCTGGTCGACCGGCTACCCCGATGCGCACGCACGCATCGACCCCGACACCTTCCGCGTCATCCCCTGGGAACCGGACACCGCGGCCTTCCTCGTCGATTTCGTCCAGAAGGACGGCTCGGCCCACGCCGCGTGTCCGCGCTCGCTCTTCAAGAGCGTCCTCGCACGCGCCCAATCGCGCGGCTTCGATCCGGTGTTCTCCGCCGAGTACGAGTTTTTCATCTTTCGCGAAAGCGCCGACTCGCTGCACGAAAAGGGCTTTCGCAACCTCACGCCGCTTTCGCCGGGCATGTTCGGCTATTCCTGGTTGCGCGAAGGGCAGCACGCGGAACTGCTCCACGACATCATGGACCGCATGGAGGCCTTCGACATTTCCATCGAGGCCCTGCACACGGAAACGGGCCCCGGCGTCTACGAAGTCGCGCTTCGCTACGACAGCGCATTGCGCATGGCCGACAAAGCGGCGCTCTTCAAAACGGCCATGAAGCAGCTTTGCGCGAACCGCGGACTCTCCGTGACGTTCATGGCCAAGTGGAATGCCGACTTGCCCGGCTCGAGTGGCCATTTGCATCAATCGCTTTGGCGGCGCAGCGACAAATCGAATGCCTTTTACGATCCGACCGATCCGCAAAAGCTGAGCAAAGTGGCGCGCCAGTACGTGGGCGGCCAAATCGCCAACATGGCGGCGCTCACCGCCCTCTATTCGCCGACCATCAACAGCTACAAGCGCTACGTCCCCGGCGTATGGGCACCCCTCACCGCATCGTGGGGCGTGGAGAACCGGACGTGCGCCATTCGGGCCATCCCGGGCGACGAGAAGTCCACTCGGCTCGAATACCGGCAAACGGCGGCCGACATGAATCCGTACATTGCCATGGCCGCATGCCTCGGCGCCGGCCTCTGGGGCATCGAGCACGAAGTGGAGCCGCCCGCCGAGGGCAAAGGCGACACGTCGGGCGAAAGCTCGGGCTTCCAGAGCTTGCCGCGCACCCTCAAAGACGCCACGCAGCTACTGTCACGCTGCAACGAGGCGCGGGCCATCCTCGGCGAGCCCTTCGTCGATCATTACGTGCGCACCCGCGATTGGGAGGTGCGCCAGTACGAGCGCATCGTCACCGAATGGGAACTCCGCCGCTATTTCGAGTCGGTGTGACGCCACGCAGATCCTCCTCGGTGCGGGAGGCGAGTTCGCGCTCGCGGGTGGCCGCGAGCGCCTCGGCCCGCGCTTGGAGCGGAATGGCCACGAGCGCGCGCACATCGGGATTTTCCGGCGCGCCGAGCAGCTGCTCCCAGCGCGCGCGCACCGGTGAAAACGCCTCGAGCGCGCGTTTGCGCTCCAGGGTGCTGCGCGGCTCGGGGTGAAACAGATCGATCGCGCCGATCGCGATCAAGTGCCGCGCGATGCTCCTATCCCAGGTCGGCTCGAAGAGCACGGCCAGCGGGCGCTCGCTGGCCAAGGTCGTGAAGCCCCACTCGCTGGGAAGGCCGTTCAAGGCCATGTCGCGGAAAAACGCGGCCAGCTTCGGCTCGCGCGCAAGCTCGCGCACCGCCGGGCGCGCGTTCAGATGCGCCGTGGAGACCACCGCCAGATCGCCGCGCAGCAAATGCGCCGCCCGCAACGCGGACAGATGCTCCAAAAAGCGCCCATCGTTCGCCAGCAGCACGGTGCGCGCCGGCAGCCCGCCGAACAGCGCCTCGTGCCAGGCGACCCGGGCCGCGCGCGTGCGCTCCTCGGCGCGCATCGAGGTGTCGTCGAACAGGACCACGGGGAACGCCAGCTCGAGCAGCACGATCATCGCGGCGCTCGCCGATGCCAGGGGAACCTGCGCGCGATGCACCACGCGCACGAGCTCGTGCATCGCTGCAGCGGAGAGGAGCGCCAGCCCGGCCACGCCGGCCAACGTCACGGCCCCGAAGTGCGTCGGCCCGACGGCGGTCCCACCGCACGCGATCGCCCCGGCGCTCACCGCCACCACCCCCACGAGCCCCGTGGCGAGCGGACGCGCACCCGACGCGAGGAGCGACGCCGCGAGCCCCGCCCCCGCCAGCACCAGGGCCAACCACCCGAGCTGCTCGTGCGCCACGAACACGGGGTGCGCCGGCGACGCGTCCATCGGGAACCAAGGCACGGTCGCGAAAAACGCCGTCCGCGGGCGGCGCAGCACCAAGAGAACGAGGGGCGCCAGCGCCGCGGCGAGCACGGCCAGCTCACGCCGGTCCGGTCGCGCCGGCCGGTGCCCCTGAAGAAACGCCGTTCCCCCCGCGAGCAGCGCCCCGGCGACGGCCGCCGCCCCCGCCCACGGCTCGTACACCAGCGCCGCCAGCGCGAAAAATCCCGCCGGCGCCGTGCGCTTGGTCCCCGCCGCCGCCACCGCGAGCAGCACCAAGAGGGCCCCCAAGGTCGCACCACCCGGGGCCATGCCCTCGGTTTGCCAGGCCATCGACAGCGCCGCCGTCGCCGCCGCGATCGCCGCGACGGCAGGGCCGAGCCACCGCGTGGGCGCGCACGCCGACAGCAGCGCGCGGGCAATCCCGTACATCACCGCCCCGGCCACCCCGCACACCACGGCGGAGGCCAAGGCCGCCCGAAAGACCTGCGTCCCGATGGGAAGCACGAGAAATGGCGCCGCGATCCAGGCATCGAGCGCCTGCCAGGGCCCGGCCCAACCCAGCACCACGGTGCGGATCACCCCGCCATCGTGTGCGGCATCGGCCACGTTTTCCGCGTGCAGCACCGCTGTAAGCGCCGGAAAAACCGCGGCCGCGGCCAGCATTGCCTGCTCGAAACGGGTCCCCATCCGGGCCCGAGGTAACCCCAGATCGAGAAACCGTTCCAA encodes:
- a CDS encoding glutamine synthetase family protein yields the protein MRDGTNLRAEFEARGIRKVKVGGFDVDGVLRGKYVALDKFWSALEHGFGFCDVIFGWDIADVLYDNAKVTGWSTGYPDAHARIDPDTFRVIPWEPDTAAFLVDFVQKDGSAHAACPRSLFKSVLARAQSRGFDPVFSAEYEFFIFRESADSLHEKGFRNLTPLSPGMFGYSWLREGQHAELLHDIMDRMEAFDISIEALHTETGPGVYEVALRYDSALRMADKAALFKTAMKQLCANRGLSVTFMAKWNADLPGSSGHLHQSLWRRSDKSNAFYDPTDPQKLSKVARQYVGGQIANMAALTALYSPTINSYKRYVPGVWAPLTASWGVENRTCAIRAIPGDEKSTRLEYRQTAADMNPYIAMAACLGAGLWGIEHEVEPPAEGKGDTSGESSGFQSLPRTLKDATQLLSRCNEARAILGEPFVDHYVRTRDWEVRQYERIVTEWELRRYFESV